In Niallia sp. FSL W8-0635, one genomic interval encodes:
- the araA gene encoding L-arabinose isomerase, whose product MSTNKVFWFVVGSQHLYGEEALGEVKANAQRMTDALNESGILPYPLVLQDLAVTADKITSIMKEVNYRDEVAGVITWMHTFSPAKMWIRGTKLLQKPLLHLATQYNESIPWATIDMDFMNLNQAAHGDREYGFINARLNKQNKVVVGYWQRAFVQQQIADWMDVAVAYNESFNIKVARFGDNMRNVGVTDGDKIEAQIQFGWTVDYFAIGDLVQYVNAVTEEEINDLFAEYETLYDFDYGNYSKEDWEASVKVQASYEIAIKRFLDEGGYNAFTTNFEDLYGMKQLPGLAVQRLMAQGYGFAGEGDWKTAALDRLLKVMSHNQSTGFMEDYTYELAEGQEAVLQSHMLEVDPTLASNKPKIIVSPLGIGNREDPARLVFDGKAGDGVVVSMADFGTHFKLLINEVSAFEPTVPAPNLPVARVLWDIKPNFQDGVKAWIENGGGHHTVVSLNLTTDQIISYAKLVDLDYVVIK is encoded by the coding sequence ATGTCAACGAATAAAGTATTCTGGTTTGTCGTAGGTTCACAGCATCTATATGGAGAAGAAGCGTTAGGTGAAGTAAAAGCAAATGCCCAAAGAATGACAGATGCTTTAAATGAAAGCGGAATTTTGCCTTACCCACTCGTTTTACAAGATTTAGCGGTGACAGCAGATAAAATTACAAGCATCATGAAAGAAGTCAATTATCGCGATGAGGTTGCAGGTGTCATCACTTGGATGCATACTTTCTCTCCTGCGAAAATGTGGATTCGTGGAACAAAGCTATTACAAAAACCATTGCTTCACTTAGCTACACAATACAATGAAAGTATCCCTTGGGCAACGATTGATATGGACTTTATGAATTTAAACCAAGCAGCTCACGGTGATCGTGAATATGGTTTTATCAACGCTCGTTTGAATAAACAAAATAAAGTCGTTGTTGGTTACTGGCAACGTGCATTCGTACAACAGCAAATTGCCGATTGGATGGATGTAGCAGTAGCATATAACGAAAGCTTTAATATTAAGGTTGCTCGTTTTGGAGACAATATGCGTAATGTTGGTGTTACAGATGGAGATAAGATTGAAGCGCAAATACAATTCGGATGGACAGTTGACTACTTTGCCATCGGTGACCTTGTACAATACGTGAACGCAGTTACAGAAGAAGAGATTAATGATTTATTTGCCGAATATGAAACACTTTATGATTTTGATTATGGCAACTATAGTAAGGAAGATTGGGAAGCTAGTGTAAAAGTCCAAGCAAGCTATGAAATTGCGATTAAACGCTTCCTTGATGAAGGTGGATACAATGCCTTTACAACTAACTTCGAAGATCTATATGGCATGAAACAGCTTCCTGGTCTTGCTGTCCAACGTTTAATGGCACAAGGCTATGGCTTTGCTGGAGAAGGAGACTGGAAAACAGCTGCTCTTGATCGCCTACTAAAAGTAATGAGCCATAACCAATCAACAGGATTTATGGAAGATTATACGTATGAATTAGCAGAAGGACAAGAAGCCGTTCTTCAATCCCATATGCTTGAAGTAGACCCAACTTTAGCAAGCAACAAACCAAAAATCATCGTCTCTCCATTAGGAATTGGCAATCGCGAAGACCCAGCTCGTTTAGTATTTGACGGAAAAGCAGGAGACGGAGTAGTTGTATCCATGGCAGACTTCGGCACCCATTTTAAACTGTTAATTAATGAAGTTTCTGCATTTGAGCCGACTGTTCCAGCACCAAATCTACCAGTAGCTCGTGTACTATGGGACATTAAACCAAATTTCCAAGACGGTGTGAAAGCTTGGATCGAGAATGGCGGCGGTCACCATACAGTTGTTTCTTTAAATTTGACAACCGATCAAATTATTTCTTATGCAAAACTAGTTGATTTAGATTACGTTGTTATTAAGTAA
- a CDS encoding EamA family transporter has protein sequence MKKWHYAFIVFLGGCCYGILSTFVKLAYTAGFSVAEVTGAQYLFGALITWVLILFTKKHKITRVQASKLLLSGIPFGLTGIFYYQSLQTLNASLAIILLFQFVWIGTLFEKIIYKKNPTLEKVVSILILLIGSILAAGITLEGGGNIAGQGIGWGLLSAFTFSTFIFLSGSVGKNTPPLLKSGLLSTGGLVVVFVVFPPVYLVDLPTLIGVTPYGLLLGLFGAVLPPLLYSIGMPRTGPGLGTILAASELPVAVSMSALVLGEHVSMSQWIGVVLILGGIGVSNIRLSKAKVLVEY, from the coding sequence TTGAAAAAATGGCATTATGCTTTCATCGTTTTTTTAGGCGGCTGCTGTTATGGAATATTATCAACCTTTGTTAAACTCGCATACACAGCCGGCTTTTCGGTCGCCGAAGTAACCGGTGCACAATATTTATTTGGAGCCTTGATTACTTGGGTACTTATTTTATTTACAAAAAAACACAAAATTACGCGCGTTCAAGCTAGCAAACTACTATTATCTGGTATCCCCTTTGGATTAACGGGAATCTTTTACTATCAATCCTTACAGACACTAAATGCTTCTCTTGCAATCATTTTGCTATTTCAATTTGTTTGGATTGGTACACTTTTTGAAAAAATCATCTATAAAAAAAATCCCACCTTGGAGAAAGTGGTGTCAATCCTTATTCTTCTAATAGGCTCTATCCTTGCAGCCGGGATCACTTTAGAAGGAGGAGGAAATATTGCCGGACAAGGCATCGGTTGGGGTCTACTATCTGCCTTCACATTTTCTACATTTATTTTTCTAAGTGGATCAGTTGGAAAAAATACTCCACCATTACTGAAAAGCGGGCTGCTTTCCACTGGTGGGTTAGTCGTTGTTTTTGTAGTGTTCCCTCCTGTTTATTTAGTTGATTTACCAACTTTAATAGGGGTAACGCCATACGGATTACTTCTCGGACTGTTTGGAGCCGTTCTCCCACCTCTTCTCTACTCGATTGGGATGCCACGTACTGGACCAGGGCTTGGCACAATCTTAGCAGCCTCCGAACTTCCAGTAGCTGTTTCCATGTCTGCACTCGTTTTAGGAGAACATGTCAGCATGTCACAATGGATCGGCGTTGTGCTTATATTGGGAGGAATTGGAGTAAGTAATATTAGGCTTTCCAAAGCTAAAGTGTTGGTGGAATATTGA
- a CDS encoding YwbE family protein — protein sequence MNGQNRKDIAPGVHVEIVLKQDQRTGKRTAGIVKDILTKSPSHPHGIKVRLEDGQVGRVQLIKER from the coding sequence ATGAACGGTCAAAATAGAAAAGACATCGCTCCAGGCGTTCACGTTGAAATTGTTCTAAAGCAAGACCAAAGAACAGGAAAGCGAACAGCAGGCATTGTAAAAGATATTTTAACAAAGTCACCATCTCATCCTCATGGAATTAAGGTTCGCCTAGAAGATGGACAGGTTGGACGAGTGCAATTGATTAAAGAAAGATAA
- a CDS encoding DUF3231 family protein → MDDAKLKLTSSEIGTLWGEYINGTAVDIVNRYMHSIVEDESIKAVFVDAIKTFAKQKKQIVALMENEGFPVPIGFTETDLFKGKQRLFTDIFCLNYLHIMTLHGLLGHTTALTVSVRKDLREFYDSCDNDAKKMYHRTIELLLKKGSFQRDPLFYPAKNPEFISSKDFIDGFFGKGRKLSATEIISISFNIKKSIMSKTLSIAFSQVAQTKEVRKFLSDSQNTADSQIKTFTKIMQSDNLPVPKSWETEVTTSTDSPFSDKLMMYHIGFLFQAAQNYHGGGLASAMRTDLVTAYEGTILKNLMVTKKWFNIMVQNKWLEQPPLAPNRKEIVQEI, encoded by the coding sequence ATGGATGATGCAAAATTAAAACTTACATCTTCTGAAATAGGGACGCTTTGGGGAGAGTATATAAATGGAACAGCAGTGGATATTGTAAATAGGTATATGCATTCCATTGTTGAGGATGAATCTATTAAAGCTGTTTTTGTGGATGCTATTAAGACGTTTGCGAAACAAAAGAAACAAATTGTAGCTCTTATGGAGAACGAGGGGTTTCCAGTTCCAATAGGATTTACTGAAACGGATCTCTTTAAAGGGAAACAGAGATTGTTCACCGATATATTTTGCCTGAATTATTTACATATCATGACATTACATGGATTGTTAGGTCACACTACTGCATTAACCGTTTCTGTTAGAAAAGATCTACGGGAATTTTATGATTCCTGTGATAACGATGCAAAAAAGATGTACCATCGAACAATTGAGTTATTGCTGAAGAAGGGAAGTTTTCAAAGAGACCCTTTATTTTATCCAGCTAAAAACCCTGAATTTATTTCTAGTAAAGATTTCATAGATGGATTTTTCGGGAAAGGAAGAAAATTATCAGCAACAGAAATCATTAGTATTTCATTCAACATTAAAAAAAGCATTATGTCTAAAACCCTTTCTATCGCATTCAGTCAGGTCGCTCAAACAAAAGAAGTAAGAAAGTTCTTATCGGATTCCCAGAACACGGCTGATAGTCAAATAAAAACATTTACCAAAATAATGCAATCCGATAATTTACCAGTTCCGAAATCTTGGGAAACAGAAGTGACAACTTCAACGGACTCTCCTTTTTCCGATAAATTAATGATGTATCATATAGGATTCTTGTTTCAAGCAGCACAAAACTATCATGGGGGAGGACTAGCATCAGCTATGCGTACAGATCTTGTAACAGCATACGAGGGTACAATTCTTAAAAATCTTATGGTAACAAAGAAATGGTTTAATATTATGGTACAAAATAAATGGTTAGAACAACCACCGCTTGCTCCTAACAGAAAAGAGATTGTTCAAGAGATTTAA
- a CDS encoding immune inhibitor A domain-containing protein — MVKKKLKTTALAAVLGISTLSVGLYGPPEKAAAKAAYKEVISNYGGAPIDLGIANDERLIEMLKKEGKLAKDASPKEAEEALQKYLKGKAEGAKKATKDQLPKALSELETKGEKETTNSLQKGKGNKLGQAKKNKVDSVEEEAYNGEVREDKVLVLAIDFPDYEKSSITKDETDMFYEDYTHEHFQNMIFGEDGYEGPNGENFVSMKQFYEEQSGGSYTVEGEVAGWYTADHEAAYYGGNYPGPDDSDARPRELVYEALTKAAQDPNVDLSEYDVWDRDDYDGDGVYNEPDGIIDHLMVIHAGVGEEAGGGALGGDAIWSHRWNLGNLVAVPGGTSNSDRFGGLLGAYDYTIEPEDGAAGVFAHEFGHDLGLPDEYDTQYTGGGEAVAYWSIMASGSWAGDVPGTEPSGFSAYAKEFLQGAHGGNWLSGTTLNVEDITSKGTELLIDEAVTKGTNNDAVRINLPDKTTDVNTPASGQYEYFGGSGNNLDNSMKTTVDLTNATSAELTFKTWYDIEVDWDYASVKVNGESIKGNITTAENPNDQNPGNGITGSTNGEWVDAIFDLSAYAGQKVEVELNYWTDVAVANPGFYVDDIKVTVDGSEVVTDDAEGDSAFTLEGFKKDEGKFYSKHYYLLEWRSHNGVDAGLSHIRRGASLMSYDPGLVVWYVDEAYGDNWTGIHPGDGYLGVVDADQHTNYWSDGVVGSTRYQLNDAAFSLAKSNKMLLDYSAINGTTLKDNFTQRTPLFDDSADYSNPGNVEAGRNIPTTGLKIRVVGESSDGTVGKVLLFK; from the coding sequence GTGGTTAAGAAGAAGCTTAAAACAACAGCATTGGCTGCGGTACTTGGAATTAGTACCCTCTCAGTGGGGTTATATGGACCACCTGAGAAGGCTGCTGCAAAAGCGGCTTACAAGGAAGTTATCTCGAATTACGGAGGAGCTCCTATTGATTTAGGCATTGCTAATGATGAGCGGCTCATTGAGATGCTGAAGAAGGAAGGGAAATTAGCAAAGGATGCAAGTCCGAAAGAAGCAGAGGAAGCTTTACAAAAGTATTTAAAAGGTAAAGCGGAAGGTGCTAAAAAAGCAACAAAGGATCAATTGCCAAAAGCTTTATCTGAATTAGAAACAAAGGGTGAAAAAGAAACGACCAATAGTCTTCAAAAAGGCAAAGGAAATAAATTGGGACAAGCAAAGAAAAATAAGGTTGATTCTGTAGAAGAAGAAGCGTATAACGGGGAAGTTCGTGAAGATAAAGTACTTGTTCTAGCAATTGATTTCCCTGATTATGAGAAAAGTTCTATCACAAAAGATGAAACAGATATGTTCTATGAAGATTACACACATGAACATTTCCAAAATATGATTTTTGGTGAAGATGGCTATGAAGGTCCGAATGGGGAAAACTTTGTTTCTATGAAACAATTTTATGAAGAGCAATCTGGTGGAAGCTATACGGTAGAAGGAGAAGTTGCTGGCTGGTATACAGCTGATCATGAGGCGGCTTACTATGGAGGAAACTATCCAGGACCAGATGATAGTGATGCACGACCTCGTGAGTTAGTATATGAAGCATTAACAAAAGCAGCACAAGATCCTAATGTCGACTTAAGTGAATACGATGTATGGGATCGTGATGATTATGATGGTGATGGTGTTTATAATGAGCCAGATGGTATCATTGATCACTTAATGGTTATCCATGCAGGTGTTGGAGAAGAAGCAGGTGGAGGTGCGTTAGGTGGAGATGCTATTTGGTCCCATCGCTGGAATTTAGGAAACCTAGTTGCTGTACCAGGTGGAACTTCTAATAGTGATCGTTTTGGTGGTTTACTTGGTGCATATGACTACACAATTGAACCGGAAGATGGAGCTGCTGGTGTATTTGCTCACGAATTCGGCCATGATCTAGGATTGCCTGATGAGTATGATACACAATATACTGGTGGCGGAGAAGCAGTAGCTTATTGGTCGATTATGGCAAGTGGAAGCTGGGCTGGTGATGTCCCAGGTACAGAGCCAAGTGGATTTAGTGCTTATGCGAAAGAATTTTTACAAGGAGCACACGGTGGTAATTGGTTAAGCGGTACAACTTTAAATGTGGAAGATATCACCAGTAAGGGGACAGAATTATTAATTGATGAAGCTGTAACAAAGGGTACAAATAATGATGCAGTTCGTATAAATCTTCCAGATAAAACAACAGATGTGAACACGCCAGCAAGTGGACAATATGAATATTTTGGTGGCAGTGGAAATAATTTAGATAATTCCATGAAAACGACTGTAGACCTAACGAATGCAACTAGTGCTGAGTTAACGTTTAAAACTTGGTATGATATTGAAGTAGATTGGGATTATGCGTCTGTTAAAGTAAATGGAGAGTCTATTAAAGGTAATATTACGACGGCAGAAAATCCAAATGACCAAAATCCAGGTAACGGAATTACAGGAAGCACAAATGGGGAATGGGTAGATGCAATCTTTGATTTAAGTGCATATGCTGGACAAAAAGTAGAAGTAGAATTAAATTATTGGACAGACGTTGCTGTTGCTAATCCAGGTTTCTATGTGGATGATATTAAAGTAACGGTTGATGGTTCAGAAGTAGTAACAGATGATGCAGAAGGTGACTCTGCCTTTACTTTAGAGGGCTTTAAGAAAGACGAAGGTAAATTCTATTCTAAGCATTATTATCTATTAGAATGGAGATCCCATAACGGGGTAGATGCAGGTCTTTCTCATATTCGTCGCGGTGCTAGCTTAATGAGCTACGATCCAGGTCTTGTAGTTTGGTACGTAGATGAAGCATATGGCGATAACTGGACAGGAATCCATCCAGGAGACGGCTATTTAGGTGTAGTTGATGCAGACCAGCATACAAATTACTGGAGTGATGGAGTAGTTGGATCTACACGTTATCAATTAAATGATGCTGCCTTTAGTTTAGCGAAATCAAACAAAATGCTATTAGATTATTCCGCAATTAACGGCACAACATTAAAAGATAACTTTACACAAAGAACACCATTATTTGATGATAGTGCAGACTACAGCAATCCAGGAAACGTAGAAGCAGGACGTAATATCCCAACAACTGGATTGAAAATTCGTGTAGTTGGCGAAAGTAGTGACGGTACTGTAGGTAAGGTTTTATTATTTAAATAA
- a CDS encoding MarR family winged helix-turn-helix transcriptional regulator has translation MYEESLEELEIELSILIRRVTHTSSHKKNGNLDRSAYLLLHEIVTKGPAGVKSLATEFQLDVSTVSRQAAALEQKGYLFRIPDETDGRAYTLQITEVGLEELKKEKKFRRNRVAEVTKVWSEEERETFAKLLKKYNQSAMDVNK, from the coding sequence ATGTATGAAGAATCGTTGGAAGAACTTGAGATTGAATTATCTATATTAATACGACGCGTTACTCATACGTCTTCCCATAAAAAAAATGGCAATCTTGATCGGTCCGCTTATCTGCTATTACATGAAATAGTGACAAAAGGACCAGCTGGTGTTAAATCGCTAGCAACTGAATTTCAATTAGATGTTTCCACTGTAAGTAGACAGGCAGCTGCCTTGGAACAAAAAGGCTATTTGTTCAGAATCCCTGACGAAACAGATGGAAGAGCTTATACCCTCCAGATAACGGAAGTAGGATTAGAAGAATTGAAAAAAGAAAAAAAGTTTAGAAGAAACAGAGTTGCCGAAGTTACCAAAGTCTGGTCAGAAGAAGAACGGGAAACATTTGCCAAGTTATTAAAAAAATACAATCAGTCAGCAATGGATGTTAATAAGTGA
- a CDS encoding CBS domain-containing protein, with amino-acid sequence MFAHDIMVSQVYKVKESDTVRSVIEKFIDYKISGLPIVNDRNEIIGFISDGDVLRYIGKHDDHIIDSIYYAVVIKGDDEDFDQRLQSLLHLNVMKIAKKKVVKVAWDEKIEIIAAVLGKKQIKKVPVEKNGVLVGIISRGDVIRNSFKELI; translated from the coding sequence ATGTTCGCGCATGATATTATGGTAAGCCAAGTATATAAAGTGAAGGAAAGCGACACAGTCCGATCGGTTATCGAAAAATTCATCGATTATAAAATTAGCGGTCTTCCAATAGTCAATGATCGAAATGAAATTATTGGTTTCATCAGTGATGGTGATGTGTTGCGCTATATTGGTAAACATGATGATCATATTATCGACAGTATTTATTATGCGGTTGTGATTAAAGGCGATGATGAAGATTTTGATCAAAGATTACAAAGTCTATTACATTTGAATGTAATGAAAATCGCGAAGAAAAAGGTTGTTAAGGTAGCTTGGGATGAAAAAATAGAAATTATTGCGGCGGTATTAGGTAAAAAGCAAATAAAAAAAGTTCCCGTTGAAAAAAATGGGGTCTTAGTAGGCATTATTAGTCGCGGCGATGTAATAAGAAATTCTTTCAAAGAACTTATCTAG